TAGACTGTTTAATGTTTTTTCCATACTATCATAATCCCATTCAGTTGAAGGTAATTCCTCTGGTGAAGCATCACGTACTGCAAAATCTACTGTTTCGTAGAACATTTGCTTCAATTGCTCTAATAAATCCTCGCCAGCTAAAATTTTGTCACGTAGACCGTAAATAACTGTGCGCTGATCATTAATAACATCATCCAATTTTAAATTGTATTCTCGCATTCCGTATTGGGAGCCTTCAACAATTCGTTGTGTGCGGTTAATAAGCTCTTGTACATCTTTGTTTTGGATAATCCCTTTTTCATCAACAACCATTTTTGCAGAGAATTTTTCAACCTCTTCTTTTGCGTAACGTCGGAACATATCATCTTCAATAGAGAGAATGAAGCGGCTTTCACCAACATCACCTTGACGACCTGAGCGACCACGAAGCTGATTATCTACACGACGGCTTTCATGCTTTTCAGTACCGATAACATATAAGCCGCCAAGCTCATGTACTTCTTCACCTAGCACAATATCTGTACCACGTCCGGCCATATTTGTCGCTACTGTAATACGTCCTTTTTGACCTGCTTGAGAAATAAGTTCAACCTCTTGCTCAACTGTTTTTGCGTTCAGCAATTGGAATGATAAGCCTTCTTTTTTCAAGTAATCAGCAACTGTTTCAGACTGTAAAATAGATGTTGTACCAATTAAGACAGGTTGTCCCTTCTCATGGCGTTGTTTTGCTTCAGCTGCCACGTACTTATATTTCGCTTCTTGTGTGCTAAATATAATATCAGGCTTATCGACACGTTGGCGTGGACGGTTTGTAGGAATTTGAATAACTTCCATGCCGTACACTTCTCGTATTTCTTTTTCTTGTGTTTTCGCCGTACCCGTCATCCCAGAAAGCTTCGGATACATGCGGAAATAGTTTTGAATCGTTATTTGTGCTTGTGCTTTGTTTTCTTCAGTAATCGTCACACCTTCTTTCGCTTCAATGGCCTGATGTAAGCCATCCGAAAGCGAGCGACCTTCTAAAATACGACCAGTGAACATATCTACAAGCTCGATTTTGTCATCTTTAACAATGTAATCAACATCACGCTTGAACATGACATGAGCACGCACAGCTTGGATAACATAATGATAAAGTGTTTGGTGTTCAAGATCATATAAATTCTCAACATTGAAGGCTGCCTCAACCTTCTCAATGCCCTTGTCTGTTAATGAAGTAGCCTTTGTTTCATCATCAAAGTCATAATCTACTTCAGCTTTGAAACGTTTCGCAAGCATAGAGGCAATACGATGTAGTTCATCATTCGCAGCCATTTTTCCAGCAATAATGAGTGGCGTTTTTGCCTCATCAATTAGTACACTATCTACTTCATCAATAATGGCAAAGTGATAAGGACGTTGAACTTTCTCTGCTAAGCTATGAGCCATGTTGTCACGTAAGTAGTCAAAACCAAATTCAGTCCCGACTCCATAAGTGATATCTGCATTATATGCTTCTTTTTTTGCATCTGGCTCCATCATTGGAACGTTTAAACCAACTGATAAGCCAAGGTATCGATGAATTTGGCCAACTAGTTCATAGTCACGCTTCGCCAAATAATCATTCACGGTGATGACATGAACACCTTTTCCTTCTAATGCACGTACATAGGAAGGAAGGGAGGCGACAAGCGTTTTACCTTCACCTGTAGGCATTTCTGCAATATTGCCTTCCGTTAAAACAAGGCCGCCAATAAGTTGTACATCGAAATGACGCATACCTAATACACGTTTTGAAGCTTCGCGTACAACAGCAAATGCGTCTGGGATGATTGATGTAATCGGTTCGCCTTGTTCTAAACGATTCTTGAAAACAACAGTCATTTCTTTTAATTCTGCATCTGACTTGTTGACATATTTTTCTTCAAGATTATTAATTTGATCTACTATTTTATAGTAGCGTTTTAATTGACGAGCACTAGTTTGCTCATCGTTACGTTTAAAAATTGAGAACATGAAATATACGCTCCTTTTAGGTTGTCTAAATGCTAGACACTTCATTATTCTATCAAATTTTACGAATGGTGACTACATTTGACATACAGTAATCTACCATACTAAAAGTAAGAATAATTTTTGTGAATTGGTGGAAAATAAATAGAAAAAGTATATTTCGTTGCCGGTTCGTGCTATAATCAATTTGGATTCCAATGTAGATTATTTTTTGAGGAGGAGAGACATGATTTACGTGTCTTTAATAGCAGCATTTGTTGCTTCCATATTGTTAACTCCACTAGTTAAACGATTAGCGTTCAGAATAGGTGCGGTTGATGCACCAAACTATCGAAAAGTCCATGCACGAATTATGCCAAGACTTGGCGGATTGGCAATTTTCCTTGCTTTTTTAATAGGTGTTGCCATACTATATCCTTATTTAACTTCAAACGGTGTGCTACCATGGAATGTTAGTAAATATAGTTTATTGGCAATCATAATTGGTGCCTGTATTATTGTAGCAACAGGCGTTATAGATGATATGCGTGAGATTTCTGCAAAGGCCAAAATGCTAGGTCAGCTTGCAGCAGCACTTATCATTATTTTTGTGGGTGGTATTCAAATTGACACAATTAACCTACCATTCGTCGGAGTTTTAGATTTTGGATTACTAAGTATTCCTTTAACAATTTTATGGATTGTCGGCATTACAAATGCTATTAATTTAATCGATGGCTTAGACGGTCTAGCTGCAGGTGTTTCAACGATTGCCCTTATAACATTAGCAATCATGGCCTTTATTATGAGCAATATGTTTGTTTTGGTTCTTGCGGCTATATTAGCGGTAGCATCATTCGGCTTTTTATTTTATAATTTCCACCCTGCCAAAATCTTTATGGGTGACACAGGAGCGCTGTTCCTTGGATTTATGATTTCTGTCCTTGCATTACTTGGATTTAAAAATGTCGCATTCGTGGCTTTAATTATTCCAGTAATCATTTTGGGAGTACCAATTTCTGATACATTCTTTGCAATTGTTCGCCGTGTACGGATGAAGAAGAAATGGTCTGATCCAGATAAATCACACTTACATCACCGTTTACTGGATATGGGCTTCACACATCGCCAAACAGTGCTTATAATTTATGGAATTGCAATGATGTTTGGTTTAGCAGCCATCATTTTCTCCATGGCAAAAGTATGGGGCGCTATTTTACTAATCGCTGTCATCTTAACGGCTCTTGAAATCTTTGTCGAAGTCATTGGACTAGCAGGGAAAAACTACAAACCATTACTGAACTTTGTTCGGATATTTAATAAATAAAATATTAAGCAATCATACATGTTTATGTATGGTTGTTTTTTTGTTTGAAAACAGCGAAGGTCTAACGTTGAAATTGATTAGGGGTAGTTTTGGGAGTGTGTAAGGTTACTGCTGAAAGGGCTATATGCTTAAGTTGTGAGGAAAAACGGCTCAGGTGTGGTAGGGAATTGCTCAGGTAGCGAGGAAAACAGCTCAGGTGTGGTAGGGAATTGATCAGGTAGCGAGGGAAACGGCTCAGGTTGGTAGGGAATTGCTCAGGCAGAGGGGAAAACAGCTCAGGTGTGGTAGGGAATTGCTCAGGTAGCGAGGAAAACGGCTCAGGTGTGGTAGGGAATTGCTCAGGTAGTAGGGAAAATCGCTCAGATTGCCAAAATCAAAGCCCCTATAACCCAAGATAGCGAAATACAATTAATAGACACAAAACAAAAGTATCCCATATAAAAAGCCTTTCCACAAACAAAATCATCGTGGAAAGGCTTCTATTTTAGTTATTGGGCGTTTCTATTAACTGCTTCCTCATCTCCAGCTGCGTTTACTTTATCATGATCATTATTCGTCAAACTAGAGGACGTTTTATTGGCATCAAGATGGTTGTTAAGTATTTCAGATACTTCATCAACCGATTGCTGATTTAATTGATAGTAATAAACACCAGTAGACATATCATCAACACCATCTAATGTTAAAGTATCAATACGCGGTTTTCCTTGTGTTAAATAGGATAGGAATGATTTCATTTCAGTAAATGTCATATTGGTCTTCATGTTATCACCAAGTGCTCTTATAACATCATCGTATTTTGTAATGGAGCTAACAGAAGCAACTTTATTGATAATGGCTGTTAATATTTCTTGCTGACGTTTGCCACGTTCAATATCACTATCCTGCTTACGTGTTCTAGCTAGAGCTAGAGCTTGGCTACCATTTAAATGCTGTAGACCAGGCTGTAAATTAATAGAATTTCGGTCGAATTCATCCTTTTCATGTAGCTTATATGGTACTTCCGCTTCGATGCCACCTAATGCATCCACCACATCGATAAAGGCATTAAAATTCATACGAACATAATAATCGATAGGAACATTTAATAGCTTTTCTACTGTATCGATTGTTGCCAGTGTGCCACCGTATGCATGAGCATGAGTAATTTTATCCTCATAGCCTACTTTTGGGATAAAAACGTATGAATCGCGAGGAATGCTTAACATTTTAATCGTTTTAGTTTTATTGTTTAGTGTTGCTAAAATAAGAGCATCGGAACGAGAGTTATCAGAACCTTGACCTCGATTTTCACTATCATCCACGCCAACAAACAAGATGGATACATTATCATGTACAGGCTCTACTTTTTCTTCTCGTAGTGTAGAAACATCTCGACCCTCTAATTCTTCATGTGCTGAATTTGCTGCATGCTCCGCTTGCTTTGTGATATAGACACCATAAGCTGATGCGCAAATTAGTAAACTAGCCACAAGAAGAAGGGCAACTTTTATAATTAAAGAAGTTTTAGAGCGCTTCTTGTTTTTATTATTTATTCTATTTTTCATATTTAGTATATTCTCCTCTGAATTTTGGGAATAATAGAGCGATGAAACTAGGTTTTTATCAAAGAACCTAAAAGAATGTATGATTGATAAAATAGCTCAATATTAAAATTATACTATGGATATTAAGCTTTCGACAATTAAAACTATTTATTTCACAACAAATTCGATAAATCGAGCTTCTTCAAAAGAAATATTCGCCTGCCCATTTGTCATTTCTGTTACCCAGTTTCGGAACTGTTCTTCCTCTTCTTTTAGCACAGATACAACAATTTCTACGCCTTCCAAATATCGAATTTCTTCTAACGTATACGAAGAACCTCGAATTTCGTTTTCTACTTTACCTAGCCAAGTGTAGTCTATGGCAATTTTCATAAAATGATGAAGTTTGCGCTCAACGACCTGTGCAGCAAGTAATCCTTCTGTTGTTGCTTTACCGTATGCACGGATAAGACCGCCACCGCCAAGTTTTATGCCTCCAAAGTAACGTGTAACCACAACGACTGTATCCTTTAGGCCCTGTTTCTTTAGGACCTCTAACATAGGGACGCCAGCTGTACCACTAGGTTCCCCGTCATCATTAGCTTTTTGAATATGATCATGCTCACCAATTAGATAAGCAGAGCAATTATGTGTCGCATTATGGTGCAATTTTTTTATGCGATCAATAAAAGAAATTGCATCCTCTTCCGTTTCTGCACGTTCTATATAAGTAAGGAAGCGTGATTTAGAAATTACAATTTCGCTTTCTCCATATCCTTTTACAGTTAAATAATTTTCTCTCATATGTGACATTCTCCTTTAATCTAGGGTTTTATTCTATAATTTTCATGAAGAAAAAGCATTAATTTTTATCATTGTGATGCTATAATAGGTGTAGACTGTAGAATATATGAAATTGGTCTATTAGAATAGTAAGTAATCATAAGACATTAGACTGGGGAGTACACTATGTTTTCAAA
This genomic stretch from Lysinibacillus pakistanensis harbors:
- the secA2 gene encoding accessory Sec system translocase SecA2 — encoded protein: MFSIFKRNDEQTSARQLKRYYKIVDQINNLEEKYVNKSDAELKEMTVVFKNRLEQGEPITSIIPDAFAVVREASKRVLGMRHFDVQLIGGLVLTEGNIAEMPTGEGKTLVASLPSYVRALEGKGVHVITVNDYLAKRDYELVGQIHRYLGLSVGLNVPMMEPDAKKEAYNADITYGVGTEFGFDYLRDNMAHSLAEKVQRPYHFAIIDEVDSVLIDEAKTPLIIAGKMAANDELHRIASMLAKRFKAEVDYDFDDETKATSLTDKGIEKVEAAFNVENLYDLEHQTLYHYVIQAVRAHVMFKRDVDYIVKDDKIELVDMFTGRILEGRSLSDGLHQAIEAKEGVTITEENKAQAQITIQNYFRMYPKLSGMTGTAKTQEKEIREVYGMEVIQIPTNRPRQRVDKPDIIFSTQEAKYKYVAAEAKQRHEKGQPVLIGTTSILQSETVADYLKKEGLSFQLLNAKTVEQEVELISQAGQKGRITVATNMAGRGTDIVLGEEVHELGGLYVIGTEKHESRRVDNQLRGRSGRQGDVGESRFILSIEDDMFRRYAKEEVEKFSAKMVVDEKGIIQNKDVQELINRTQRIVEGSQYGMREYNLKLDDVINDQRTVIYGLRDKILAGEDLLEQLKQMFYETVDFAVRDASPEELPSTEWDYDSMEKTLNSLFLTPITIDREVGKVIPILDSLQKPVDELTAKMEKFAENDRVIAIIPQVMLSYLDSGWVKHLEAMAHLKEGIGLRHYQQEDPMRIYQREGLELFAKNFQELRRSIIIEITGFMKMIEAEQEVQQ
- a CDS encoding glycosyltransferase family 4 protein, which produces MIYVSLIAAFVASILLTPLVKRLAFRIGAVDAPNYRKVHARIMPRLGGLAIFLAFLIGVAILYPYLTSNGVLPWNVSKYSLLAIIIGACIIVATGVIDDMREISAKAKMLGQLAAALIIIFVGGIQIDTINLPFVGVLDFGLLSIPLTILWIVGITNAINLIDGLDGLAAGVSTIALITLAIMAFIMSNMFVLVLAAILAVASFGFLFYNFHPAKIFMGDTGALFLGFMISVLALLGFKNVAFVALIIPVIILGVPISDTFFAIVRRVRMKKKWSDPDKSHLHHRLLDMGFTHRQTVLIIYGIAMMFGLAAIIFSMAKVWGAILLIAVILTALEIFVEVIGLAGKNYKPLLNFVRIFNK
- a CDS encoding LCP family protein, with the protein product MKNRINNKNKKRSKTSLIIKVALLLVASLLICASAYGVYITKQAEHAANSAHEELEGRDVSTLREEKVEPVHDNVSILFVGVDDSENRGQGSDNSRSDALILATLNNKTKTIKMLSIPRDSYVFIPKVGYEDKITHAHAYGGTLATIDTVEKLLNVPIDYYVRMNFNAFIDVVDALGGIEAEVPYKLHEKDEFDRNSINLQPGLQHLNGSQALALARTRKQDSDIERGKRQQEILTAIINKVASVSSITKYDDVIRALGDNMKTNMTFTEMKSFLSYLTQGKPRIDTLTLDGVDDMSTGVYYYQLNQQSVDEVSEILNNHLDANKTSSSLTNNDHDKVNAAGDEEAVNRNAQ
- a CDS encoding YigZ family protein encodes the protein MRENYLTVKGYGESEIVISKSRFLTYIERAETEEDAISFIDRIKKLHHNATHNCSAYLIGEHDHIQKANDDGEPSGTAGVPMLEVLKKQGLKDTVVVVTRYFGGIKLGGGGLIRAYGKATTEGLLAAQVVERKLHHFMKIAIDYTWLGKVENEIRGSSYTLEEIRYLEGVEIVVSVLKEEEEQFRNWVTEMTNGQANISFEEARFIEFVVK